A stretch of the Poseidonibacter parvus genome encodes the following:
- a CDS encoding AMP-binding protein: MSINCIRTLIEEANVSNPDKIAIIHGQEKLTYSELFTKVNQIAYYLDELNMPSKSRIGVYSNKGIDQVIAMLAILSTDYILVPLTKLLKSEQVEYIINDCNIECIITDKVKLESIEEINFTGSIISYETTHKDLPSFEEIYKYYNKPYECNISGHQNAAITYSFGMGGKPKGIVISHRNFIDSARVVSQYLDLKEDDVISGLLIFNLDYGLNQIFCSLYKRATLALHRFVLPNDFFNHLINDKVTVLPIMPITITDMFDEEENRLPSSELLENVRIITSSGGNVTNKMITDIEKYFKTAKFYSMHGLTEAFRSTYLDPSQLKIRPDSIGKAIPDVELYVIDEDGNECPPRVVGELIHRGGYIYQGYWKGPKQTKQRFKSAQILKNIINLDGELNDEIVVATGDYVYKDEEGYLYFVSRDDNMIKTRGFRVSPYEIKSVVCKNISEINQCAVFSIENEEIEEEIVLVYTANNELSSKEIIFELKKHLASYMIPSRIIYKKSLPLIPSDKNKINIDELKKELIIK; this comes from the coding sequence ATGTCAATAAATTGTATAAGAACATTAATAGAAGAAGCTAATGTATCAAACCCTGATAAAATAGCAATTATTCATGGCCAAGAAAAATTAACTTATAGTGAATTATTTACTAAAGTTAATCAAATTGCTTATTATTTAGATGAATTAAATATGCCTAGTAAAAGTAGAATTGGTGTTTATTCAAATAAAGGAATTGATCAAGTAATTGCAATGCTTGCTATTTTATCAACTGATTATATTTTAGTTCCATTAACAAAACTTTTAAAATCAGAGCAAGTTGAGTATATAATCAATGATTGTAATATAGAGTGTATTATTACTGATAAAGTAAAATTAGAATCTATTGAAGAGATTAACTTTACAGGTTCAATTATCTCTTATGAAACAACACACAAAGACCTGCCCTCTTTTGAAGAGATTTACAAATATTATAATAAACCTTATGAATGTAATATTTCAGGTCATCAAAATGCAGCTATTACTTATTCATTTGGAATGGGTGGAAAACCAAAAGGTATTGTAATTTCACATAGAAACTTTATTGATTCTGCACGTGTAGTATCACAATATCTAGATTTAAAAGAAGATGATGTGATTTCAGGACTTTTGATTTTTAATCTAGATTATGGATTAAATCAAATCTTTTGTTCATTATATAAAAGAGCTACATTAGCTTTACATAGATTTGTATTACCAAATGACTTCTTTAATCATTTAATAAATGATAAAGTAACTGTTTTACCTATTATGCCTATTACAATTACAGATATGTTTGATGAAGAAGAAAATAGACTTCCAAGTAGTGAACTTTTAGAAAATGTAAGAATTATTACATCTTCAGGTGGAAATGTAACAAATAAAATGATTACAGATATTGAAAAATATTTTAAAACTGCAAAATTTTATTCTATGCATGGGTTAACAGAAGCCTTTAGATCTACTTATTTAGATCCATCTCAGCTTAAAATAAGACCTGATTCAATTGGAAAAGCTATTCCTGATGTTGAATTATATGTAATTGATGAAGATGGGAATGAGTGTCCCCCAAGAGTTGTAGGTGAGTTAATTCATAGAGGTGGATATATATATCAAGGATACTGGAAAGGTCCAAAACAAACTAAGCAAAGATTTAAATCAGCACAAATACTTAAAAACATTATAAACCTTGATGGCGAGTTAAATGATGAAATAGTTGTAGCAACTGGAGATTATGTATATAAAGATGAAGAAGGTTATCTTTACTTTGTCTCAAGAGATGATAATATGATTAAAACAAGAGGTTTTAGAGTAAGTCCTTATGAAATAAAATCTGTAGTTTGTAAAAATATTTCTGAAATTAATCAATGTGCAGTATTTTCAATAGAAAATGAAGAGATTGAAGAAGAAATAGTTTTAGTTTATACAGCAAATAATGAACTAAGTTCAAAAGAGATTATTTTTGAATTAAAAAAACATCTAGCATCATATATGATTCCATCAAGAATAATATATAAAAAATCTTTACCTCTTATTCCTTCTGATAAAAATAAGATAAATATAGACGAATTAAAAAAAGAATTAATTATTAAATAA
- a CDS encoding c-type cytochrome, with product MKKIIIAASVLTACVAFANPYAKCAGCHGANGEKVALGKSKVIKDMTKADFVAALKGYQDGSYGGPMKGLMKGQVKGMDEATMNAIADKIAK from the coding sequence ATGAAAAAAATTATTATTGCAGCATCAGTATTAACAGCATGTGTAGCATTCGCTAACCCTTACGCAAAATGTGCAGGTTGTCATGGAGCAAATGGAGAAAAAGTAGCATTAGGTAAATCAAAAGTTATTAAAGATATGACTAAAGCAGATTTCGTTGCAGCTTTAAAAGGTTACCAAGATGGATCTTACGGAGGACCTATGAAAGGTTTAATGAAAGGTCAAGTTAAAGGTATGGACGAAGCTACTATGAATGCGATTGCAGATAAAATAGCAAAATAA
- a CDS encoding GGDEF domain-containing protein produces the protein MQKISVSKELFEDILLKKILVLSKENNKYWKKILLEPKIVNDNIEYSIKQFDNLTITNGLGKDSPLLVIECKKIDYSSSKDCFEFSLGKIIEQKNTNLEENYKDNLIEELLREKELLKDQMNRDHLTKVYNRRKMEDDLKVFSRQSNSSFLSAIFIDADRFKGINDNFGHEAGDKALIYLANKLKKHAEVLNGEVYRYGGEEFIILCFITKNHILQKLNELKEDIKSKKLYHPLRDISITVSIGVSFLSDCNNVDEMIQKADKGVYKAKDNGRDRIEFV, from the coding sequence ATGCAAAAGATTTCAGTTTCAAAAGAGTTGTTTGAAGATATTTTATTGAAAAAAATACTAGTTCTTAGTAAAGAAAATAATAAATATTGGAAAAAAATACTTCTTGAACCTAAAATTGTAAATGATAATATTGAATACTCAATAAAACAATTTGATAATTTAACAATTACAAATGGCTTAGGAAAAGATTCACCTTTACTTGTAATTGAGTGTAAAAAAATAGATTATTCTTCTTCAAAAGATTGTTTTGAGTTTTCTTTAGGAAAAATCATAGAACAAAAAAATACAAACCTAGAAGAAAATTATAAAGATAATCTAATTGAAGAACTATTAAGAGAAAAAGAACTTTTAAAAGATCAGATGAATAGAGACCATTTAACTAAGGTTTATAATAGACGAAAAATGGAAGATGATTTAAAAGTTTTTTCAAGACAAAGTAATTCTTCTTTTTTAAGTGCAATATTTATTGATGCTGATAGATTTAAAGGTATAAATGATAACTTTGGACATGAAGCAGGGGATAAAGCTCTTATTTATTTAGCTAATAAATTAAAAAAACATGCAGAAGTTCTTAATGGAGAAGTTTATAGATATGGTGGTGAAGAGTTTATAATATTATGTTTTATCACTAAAAACCATATTTTACAAAAGTTAAATGAGTTAAAAGAAGATATTAAATCAAAAAAATTATATCATCCTTTACGAGATATTTCAATTACTGTAAGTATTGGTGTTTCTTTTTTAAGTGATTGTAATAATGTTGATGAAATGATACAAAAAGCTGATAAAGGTGTGTATAAAGCTAAAGATAATGGTCGTGATAGAATAGAATTTGTATAA
- a CDS encoding TsoY family (seleno)protein, translating into MTLREKFSPMCFLSALGAGGLSVSFFMYLMFLVPHEGAPMATFDFIYPQLLKGNWLSLVSAFSLVFIIAFAFLHFKLLIWNTKQFNMYKKSDTYKELKNSNAEITLMTIPLTFTMTINVCFVLGAVFVPGLWGIVEYLFPFALIGFMITGFFGLKIFFNYFSRIIINGDFDFTKNNNLSQMISIFAFAMIAVGFAAPGAMSHNIEINAIGIFGALFFMALSLLLLVIKLTIGFKNMFEHGISAEASPSLWIIIPILTLLGITGVRISFGLDHNFGATVDKSSLFTLTSIIVSLQIIFGVLGYKIMNQLGYFEKFVDGKDKSSVSFALICPGVAFMVFGMFFINFGLTFNGIIDKYSLAYFILMLPFIFVQYKTVIYFFKLKKKFFF; encoded by the coding sequence ATGACTTTAAGAGAAAAATTTTCTCCCATGTGTTTTTTATCAGCATTAGGTGCTGGTGGTTTATCAGTATCATTTTTTATGTATTTAATGTTTTTAGTACCTCATGAAGGTGCTCCAATGGCAACTTTTGATTTTATATACCCTCAACTATTAAAAGGGAACTGGCTATCTTTAGTATCTGCTTTTTCACTTGTATTTATAATTGCTTTTGCATTTTTACATTTTAAACTCTTAATTTGGAATACAAAACAATTTAATATGTATAAGAAATCAGATACATATAAAGAATTAAAGAATTCAAATGCAGAAATTACTTTAATGACAATACCACTTACCTTTACAATGACGATAAATGTATGTTTTGTTTTAGGAGCTGTTTTTGTTCCAGGTCTTTGGGGAATTGTTGAGTACTTATTTCCTTTTGCGTTAATAGGATTTATGATAACAGGATTCTTTGGATTAAAAATATTTTTTAATTACTTTTCAAGAATTATTATAAATGGCGATTTTGATTTTACAAAAAACAATAATCTTTCACAAATGATTTCAATTTTTGCTTTTGCAATGATTGCTGTTGGTTTTGCAGCTCCTGGAGCTATGAGTCATAATATTGAAATAAATGCGATTGGTATTTTTGGTGCATTATTCTTTATGGCTTTATCACTTTTACTATTAGTAATAAAACTTACAATTGGTTTTAAAAATATGTTTGAACATGGTATTTCAGCTGAAGCATCTCCATCTTTATGGATTATTATTCCTATTTTAACACTTTTAGGAATTACAGGTGTTAGAATCTCTTTTGGGCTTGACCATAATTTTGGTGCAACTGTTGATAAGTCTTCATTATTCACTCTTACTTCAATTATTGTTTCTTTACAAATTATATTTGGAGTATTAGGCTATAAAATCATGAATCAACTAGGATATTTTGAAAAATTTGTTGATGGAAAAGATAAATCATCTGTATCATTTGCACTAATCTGTCCTGGTGTTGCATTTATGGTATTTGGAATGTTTTTTATAAACTTTGGACTTACTTTTAATGGTATTATTGATAAATATTCACTTGCATATTTTATTCTTATGCTACCTTTTATTTTTGTTCAATACAAAACAGTTATTTATTTCTTTAAATTAAAGAAAAAGTTCTTTTTTTAA
- a CDS encoding SH3 domain-containing protein, with translation MTKSKKLRNILLLSTLILFTACSQKEPLVKVKKNDLIKSTKLANNNFMNQNKESDKYLSKYFRPWNQSKATYNLKDATWGFSYKNKTVYLENHIKADEKWFNKQIDNSNFEKYNTLLKKAITLKNTNIRVFPTSSPMFYNPNKAGEGFPFDYNQNSAIKINTPIFVSHYSKDKAWVYMQSNSVGGWIHIRDIAFVDKEFINEFKTNNYSVAIEEKFPIYDNTFREYVKVATIFPKAANKYIIAKKDFDNNAIITYIDIDPNSVESMPLEFNSRNRIKIAKALLDEPYGWGGLLNNRDCSSFTQDFFAPFGKYLSRNSKAQTKNGKYHDISSFTKKQKKEYIRKNAIPFSTLVYLKGHIMLYIGQKQNEPLVMHNMWSVRLKNKYGKKYRHIIGKATITTLEPGKELKDFDENNNILRQVKGIVIL, from the coding sequence ATGACAAAAAGCAAAAAACTTAGAAATATTCTTTTACTCTCTACACTCATATTATTTACTGCATGTTCACAAAAAGAACCTCTTGTAAAAGTAAAGAAAAATGATCTGATAAAAAGTACAAAACTTGCAAACAATAACTTTATGAATCAAAATAAAGAAAGTGATAAATATCTATCAAAATATTTTAGACCATGGAATCAAAGTAAAGCTACATACAATTTAAAAGATGCAACTTGGGGTTTTTCATACAAAAATAAAACTGTATATTTAGAAAACCATATAAAAGCAGATGAAAAATGGTTTAATAAACAAATTGATAATTCAAATTTTGAAAAATACAATACTTTACTAAAGAAAGCAATTACACTAAAAAACACTAATATTAGAGTTTTCCCAACATCATCACCAATGTTTTATAATCCAAATAAAGCAGGTGAAGGTTTTCCTTTTGATTACAACCAGAACTCTGCTATTAAAATAAATACTCCAATATTTGTTTCTCATTATTCAAAAGATAAAGCATGGGTTTATATGCAATCTAATAGTGTTGGAGGATGGATTCATATTAGAGACATAGCATTTGTTGATAAAGAATTTATCAATGAGTTTAAAACAAACAACTACAGTGTAGCAATAGAAGAAAAGTTTCCAATATATGACAATACTTTTAGAGAATATGTAAAAGTAGCTACTATTTTTCCAAAAGCAGCAAATAAATATATTATTGCAAAAAAAGATTTTGATAATAATGCAATAATTACATATATTGATATAGACCCAAATTCAGTTGAATCAATGCCTTTAGAATTTAATTCTAGAAATAGAATAAAAATTGCAAAAGCATTACTAGATGAACCTTATGGTTGGGGTGGATTATTAAACAATAGAGATTGTTCAAGTTTTACACAAGATTTTTTTGCTCCATTTGGAAAGTACCTTTCTAGAAACTCAAAAGCACAAACAAAAAATGGTAAATATCATGACATCTCAAGTTTTACAAAAAAACAAAAAAAAGAATATATAAGAAAAAATGCAATTCCTTTTTCTACATTAGTGTATTTAAAAGGTCATATTATGCTTTATATTGGACAAAAACAAAATGAACCACTTGTAATGCACAATATGTGGAGTGTAAGACTTAAGAACAAATATGGAAAGAAATATCGACATATTATTGGAAAAGCTACAATTACAACACTAGAACCAGGAAAAGAGTTAAAAGATTTTGATGAAAACAACAATATTCTTAGACAAGTTAAAGGTATTGTAATATTATAA
- a CDS encoding SDR family oxidoreductase, protein MNVLLTGSNGYIGRRLKQKLIEKEDINLRLFVRDKKILSSKKHKNIEVVEGDTFDKEKLKIALKDIDIAYYLVHSLNNENYKELDKISAQNFIDIAKECGVKRVIYLGGLGVKNENTSEHLLSRLETGEILSSRKEVQNIWIRAGVIIGSGSTSFEIIRNLTEKLPIMTTPKWVETKAQPIGVDDVIAYLLESLYIKEKDNLVVDIGSEQLTYKEMMLQSAKALGLKRVIIPLPFLTINISSYWLNLFTPVPFGVAKALIEGLKSEVIIQNDNAKKYYPNIIPTKFIDAVKQAVVVIQQNQVISRWSDNLGKDWNKDHSKEIADAIFLDRKEFDISNIPKEKVYASFISIGGKNGWFEFDFLWEIRGFIDKMIGGVGLKRGRRDQYNLRIGDSLDFWKVVDIKKNERLLLFAQMKLPGRAWLEFKIKDNKLIQTAYYYPKGLFGRIYWYSLVPIHYFVFKNMISNIVKKAKSS, encoded by the coding sequence ATGAATGTATTACTAACAGGCTCAAATGGATATATTGGAAGAAGATTAAAACAAAAATTAATTGAAAAAGAAGATATTAATCTAAGACTTTTTGTTCGAGATAAGAAAATTCTATCTTCAAAAAAACACAAAAATATTGAAGTGGTTGAAGGTGATACTTTTGATAAAGAAAAACTAAAAATAGCACTTAAAGACATTGATATAGCTTATTATTTAGTTCACTCTTTAAATAATGAAAACTACAAAGAACTTGATAAAATTTCGGCTCAAAACTTTATTGATATTGCAAAAGAATGCGGTGTAAAAAGAGTGATTTATTTAGGTGGTCTTGGAGTTAAAAATGAGAATACAAGCGAGCATTTATTAAGTAGATTAGAAACAGGAGAAATACTTTCTTCAAGAAAAGAAGTACAAAATATATGGATTAGAGCTGGAGTTATAATAGGTTCAGGAAGTACAAGCTTTGAAATTATTAGAAATTTAACAGAAAAACTTCCAATAATGACAACTCCAAAATGGGTTGAAACAAAAGCACAGCCAATTGGTGTTGATGATGTTATTGCTTATTTATTAGAATCTTTATATATAAAAGAAAAAGATAACCTTGTAGTTGATATTGGAAGTGAACAATTAACTTACAAAGAAATGATGCTTCAATCAGCTAAGGCTTTAGGGCTTAAAAGAGTGATAATTCCTCTTCCTTTTTTAACAATAAATATCTCATCATATTGGTTAAATCTTTTTACTCCTGTTCCATTTGGAGTTGCAAAAGCACTAATTGAAGGATTAAAATCAGAAGTAATAATTCAAAATGACAATGCAAAAAAATATTATCCAAATATAATACCAACAAAATTTATAGATGCAGTAAAACAAGCAGTTGTAGTAATACAACAGAATCAAGTAATTTCTAGATGGAGTGATAACCTTGGAAAAGATTGGAATAAAGACCATTCAAAAGAAATAGCAGATGCAATATTTTTAGATAGAAAAGAATTTGATATTAGTAATATTCCAAAAGAAAAAGTATATGCAAGTTTTATTAGTATTGGTGGGAAAAATGGTTGGTTTGAATTTGATTTTCTTTGGGAAATTCGAGGCTTTATTGATAAAATGATTGGTGGAGTTGGACTAAAAAGAGGAAGAAGAGACCAATATAATCTTAGAATTGGAGATAGCTTAGATTTTTGGAAAGTAGTTGATATCAAAAAAAATGAAAGATTACTTTTATTTGCTCAAATGAAACTACCAGGAAGAGCTTGGTTAGAGTTTAAAATCAAAGATAATAAACTAATCCAAACAGCTTATTATTATCCAAAAGGACTTTTTGGAAGAATATATTGGTATTCACTTGTACCTATTCATTATTTTGTATTTAAAAATATGATAAGTAATATTGTTAAAAAAGCTAAGAGTTCATAA
- a CDS encoding efflux RND transporter permease subunit has protein sequence MIKSIIEFALKKPILNHMFLLFILLLAFFSYFKIPKEIFPPSALDAVSISGYYTGASSELLDKIAVSDIEDELLGLSSADTISSTIKNGSFNIKVDLKDGYKANEIVDDVKDIVTKIKTNLPSDMDEPTVKTLEHAFPLINISVSSKQDVSKEYLIEVATDVKSKVMQLKDLSQVSVFGKSDKELLITFNDEKIDAYGLNKLSVINAVQSLSSIFPIGSIKDSSTHYYLSTYNGEKDIEKIKNTLIRINGTSLYLKDIANVKYTLGDVADISHFNAKTNIAVGINKGVEGDAIELVKQIKEIAKDFDKKYENLEFDTYIDTSIWIKNRLNTVVSNILFGLILLFIALFIFINVRIAIVIAIGIPTSFMIGLIGADYMGYSLNMLSLLGALIALGMLVDEAIVVGENIYRHLEMGKDKFTAARDGALEMFPAVLTATATTIFAFLPILLMTGEVGKFMQILPVMITILLISSLVEAFFFLPLHAQEILKVSKDERKSHKVWDFNYKLYGNILEFLLKWKYIAIIIMIATIIGSSVIIFKTQKFEFMPSFDSTQIYITGSVGVGKKIEQTEQLVFDIEKKILNSVDFKNVVSSVSSVTGMKLDGKNQPHYEEFYFHIFVNLHERAPTNIFEEFVNPYLSPKYDNTNMIRNIAAQDMEEQLKEILSADISSGTYDELKVFVPQAGIVKNDIEIAVSGEKEKVALAVKKLKDSFSKTNGVSNIADDALTGNYELKFKVNSYGNNIGISEETILNELRPFYFKGTYSKMFDNQGIVDIIFESKSKDILNSLDTFEITTSSGQKVLLSEVVDFIKVPAYSQIFKENNEQIISVTASLNKVTSAEVFQTIQSDIDELRKTVTLEIKGEQQENEKVQREMGQAALIAVILIFMALVWMFDSIVKPLIILSTIPLSVLGVLIGHVVMGINVSMPSLIGIVGLAGVIVNDGIIMMDFIKKAKTLAEMVELAKMRLRPILLTSVTTILGLSTLIFFSSGQALILQPMAVSLGFGILWATILNLYFVPMIYRIIYLRKSE, from the coding sequence ATGATAAAAAGCATTATAGAGTTTGCATTAAAGAAACCTATTTTAAATCATATGTTTCTTCTTTTTATTTTATTGCTTGCTTTTTTTTCTTATTTTAAAATACCAAAAGAAATTTTTCCACCATCTGCTTTAGATGCTGTTTCTATTAGTGGCTATTACACGGGTGCAAGTTCAGAATTACTTGATAAAATTGCAGTTTCAGATATTGAAGATGAACTTTTAGGTTTAAGTTCTGCTGATACTATTTCTTCTACTATTAAAAATGGAAGTTTTAATATCAAAGTTGATTTAAAAGACGGGTATAAAGCAAATGAAATTGTTGATGATGTAAAAGATATTGTTACAAAAATTAAAACAAACTTACCTTCTGATATGGATGAACCAACTGTTAAAACACTTGAACACGCTTTTCCTTTGATAAATATTTCAGTTTCATCAAAACAAGATGTTTCAAAAGAGTACTTGATTGAAGTTGCTACAGATGTAAAATCAAAAGTTATGCAATTAAAAGATTTATCACAAGTTTCAGTTTTTGGAAAAAGTGATAAAGAGCTTCTAATAACTTTTAATGATGAAAAAATTGATGCATATGGCTTAAATAAATTAAGTGTTATAAACGCAGTTCAATCTTTAAGCTCTATTTTTCCAATTGGTTCTATTAAAGACTCTTCAACGCACTATTATTTATCTACATATAATGGTGAAAAAGATATTGAAAAAATAAAAAATACTTTAATACGAATAAACGGAACTTCTCTTTATTTAAAAGATATAGCAAATGTTAAATATACACTAGGTGATGTAGCAGATATCTCTCATTTTAATGCAAAAACAAATATTGCAGTAGGAATAAATAAAGGTGTAGAAGGTGATGCAATTGAACTTGTAAAACAAATCAAAGAAATTGCAAAAGATTTTGATAAAAAGTATGAGAATTTAGAGTTTGATACTTATATTGATACTTCTATTTGGATTAAAAATAGACTTAATACTGTTGTTTCAAATATTTTATTTGGTTTAATTTTACTATTTATTGCACTATTTATATTTATAAATGTAAGAATTGCTATTGTAATAGCAATTGGAATTCCAACTTCCTTTATGATTGGTTTAATTGGTGCTGATTATATGGGATATAGTTTAAATATGCTTTCTTTGCTTGGAGCTTTAATTGCTTTAGGAATGCTTGTTGATGAAGCAATTGTTGTAGGTGAAAATATCTATAGACATCTTGAAATGGGCAAAGATAAGTTTACAGCAGCACGTGATGGAGCATTAGAAATGTTCCCTGCTGTTTTAACAGCAACAGCAACAACAATATTTGCTTTTTTACCAATATTACTAATGACAGGAGAAGTAGGGAAGTTTATGCAAATACTTCCTGTAATGATTACAATACTTCTTATAAGTTCACTTGTAGAAGCATTTTTCTTTTTACCTCTACATGCACAAGAAATACTAAAAGTAAGTAAAGATGAAAGAAAATCTCACAAAGTTTGGGATTTTAACTATAAGCTATATGGAAATATTTTAGAGTTTTTATTAAAATGGAAATATATTGCAATAATCATTATGATAGCTACAATTATCGGTTCATCTGTAATTATATTCAAAACTCAAAAGTTTGAGTTTATGCCTTCTTTTGATTCAACTCAAATATATATAACAGGTTCTGTTGGAGTTGGTAAAAAAATTGAACAAACAGAACAACTTGTATTTGATATTGAAAAGAAGATATTAAACTCAGTTGATTTTAAAAATGTAGTAAGTTCAGTATCTTCAGTTACGGGAATGAAACTTGATGGTAAAAATCAACCTCATTATGAAGAGTTTTATTTTCATATATTTGTAAACTTACATGAAAGAGCACCTACAAATATTTTTGAAGAGTTTGTAAACCCTTATCTTTCGCCAAAATATGACAATACTAATATGATTAGAAATATTGCAGCTCAAGATATGGAAGAGCAGTTAAAAGAGATTTTAAGTGCTGATATTAGTTCTGGAACGTATGATGAATTAAAAGTATTTGTTCCACAAGCTGGAATTGTTAAAAATGATATTGAAATAGCAGTTTCAGGAGAAAAAGAAAAAGTAGCACTTGCTGTTAAAAAATTAAAAGATTCTTTTTCTAAAACAAATGGAGTTTCAAATATAGCTGATGATGCACTAACAGGAAATTATGAATTAAAGTTTAAAGTAAACTCTTATGGAAATAATATTGGAATTAGTGAAGAGACTATATTAAATGAATTAAGACCTTTTTATTTTAAAGGAACTTACTCAAAAATGTTTGATAATCAAGGTATTGTTGATATTATTTTTGAGAGTAAATCAAAAGATATTTTAAATAGTTTAGATACTTTTGAAATCACTACTTCAAGTGGTCAAAAAGTTCTTTTAAGTGAAGTTGTTGATTTTATAAAAGTACCTGCATATTCACAAATATTTAAAGAGAATAATGAGCAAATTATAAGTGTAACAGCTTCTTTAAACAAAGTTACATCAGCTGAAGTTTTTCAAACAATACAAAGTGATATCGATGAGCTTAGAAAAACTGTTACTTTAGAAATAAAAGGTGAACAACAAGAAAATGAGAAAGTGCAAAGAGAAATGGGGCAGGCTGCTTTAATAGCTGTTATTCTTATCTTTATGGCACTTGTTTGGATGTTTGACTCAATTGTAAAACCTCTAATCATTTTAAGTACAATTCCCTTATCTGTTTTAGGTGTCTTAATAGGTCACGTTGTAATGGGAATAAATGTTTCAATGCCAAGTTTAATTGGAATAGTAGGACTTGCGGGTGTTATTGTAAATGATGGAATTATTATGATGGACTTTATTAAAAAAGCAAAAACTTTAGCTGAAATGGTAGAGTTAGCAAAAATGAGATTAAGACCAATATTATTAACATCAGTTACAACAATACTAGGACTTTCTACTCTTATTTTCTTCTCTTCAGGTCAAGCCTTGATTTTACAGCCAATGGCTGTATCTTTAGGTTTTGGAATATTATGGGCTACGATTTTAAATCTTTATTTTGTACCTATGATTTATAGAATTATTTATTTAAGAAAATCTGAATAA